TCCTGCCACTTCGACGAAGGCGCCAACAAGCTCAAGTGCGCCGACTGTCACAAGAAGTAGGCGCTCGCGCTCCCGAGGGAGTTTTGAGGGCGGCCCGTTCGGGCCGCCCTTTTTTCTCGCCGGAGGCTGGCAGCCCGCCTCCCTGCGCCGGTGAGCCCCAGGAGGATCGGCCCCATGTCCCTGCGCGCCCTGCGCACCCTCATCGTCATCGCGCGCACGGGCAGCTTCTCGGCCGCCGCGGGGGAGCTCGGGCTTACCCAGGCCGCGGTGAGCCACCAGGTAAAGGCCCTCGAAGAGGAGCTCGGCGCCGAGCTCTTCGACCGCACCGGGCGGGGGACGAAGCTCAACCCTTCCGGGCGGCTGATCCTGGAGCGGGCCGAAGAGATCCTGGCCCTCTACGACGGCCTGCGGGGCGAGCTGGACCCGGGCGGGGGGGTGCGGGGGGTGCTGGAGCTCGGGGTCATTCCCACCGCCCTTACGGGCCCCGTGCCCGTGGTGCTCGCCCGCCTGAAGGCGGAGCACGAGGACTTCCAGGTCCGCATCCGGTCTGGCATCTCGGACCATCTGGCTCCCCGGGTGGAGAGCGGGGAGCTCGACGCAGCCCTGATCAGCGAGCCGCCCTACGCCCTGCCCCCGCAATGCGCGTGGCGCCCCTACGACGAAGAGCCCTTCTACGTAGTGGGGCCGCGCAGCGCCGGGGCGGGAGACGACCGGGCCCTCTTCGAGCAGCTTCCCTACGTGCGTTTCGACAAGACGGCCTGGACCGGCGCGCTCATCGAGGGGCACCTCATGGCCCGGGGTATCCACCCCCGGGACGTGATGGAGCTCGACTCCCTGGAGGCGGTGCTGAGCCTCGTGGAGCAGGGCCTGGGGGTGGCGGTGGCGCCCTTTCGAGCTTCCCGGGTGGAACGGGCCCGCCAGCGGTTCACCCTGATCCCCCTGGGCGATCCCCAGCTCCGCCGTCGCGTGGGCCTCTACGAGCGCACCCGGCACCCGAGGCGCCCCCTCACGGAGCTGCTCCTGGCCGCTCTGCGAAGCGAGTGCAGCTTCAAAATTTCTTATGGCAAAGATTAGTAATTATAAGGTTTCTCTCCCCGGCAACCGCCTTTATACTGGTTCAGCCGTCGCCCCTTCCCCGGAGAGAACCCGGGCGGGGCGCAGGCGGGCAGGGGAGGGCCGGCAGCCGGGGCGGAAGAGGGCTCTGCGCGGGCGGAAAACAAACGACGGGTTGCACGGTGCCCGGTGTTCCCGGGGGCGCCTCTTTTTTAGTTAGACTGTAGGTTTTTACTCTTGCTAAAGTCTCGGGCCGGCGAGTACGATCCGGCCAGCCTTCCCCCCCGCGCTTCTCCCATTGGGGCGTCCCATGCGTGAAGTCCACGTCCGAGAGATCTCCCAGGCCCTGCGCCGCATGGCGGTGGAGGCCAACACCGAGCTGGGGCAGGACGTGCTCGACGCCTTCGCCCGCTGCCAGGCGGCGGAGGAGAGCCCCACCGGACGCGACATCCTCGACCAGCTCCGGGAGAATGCCCGCATCGCCCGGGAGGAGAAGCTGCCCCTGTGCCAGGACACCGGCTTCGCCGTCGTGTTCGTGGAGCTGGGGCAGGACGTGCACCTTACGGGGGGCGACCTCTACGAGGCGGTGAACGACGGCGTGCGCCGAGGCTACCAGGAGGGGTACCTGCGAAAGTCCATCGTGGCCGACCCCCTGCGCCGGAAGAACACGGGCGACAACACGCCGGCGGTCGTCCACGTGAAACTCGTGCCCGGGGAGCACGTGAAGCTCACCTTTGCCCCCAAGGGCGGGGGCAGCGAGAACATGAGCGGCATCGCCATGCTCCGACCGGCGGACGGGGTGGAAGGCGTCAAACGGTTCGTCCTCGACCGGGTGAGCCAGGCCGGCCCCAACCCCTGCCCCCCCACGGTGGTGGGCGTCGGGATCGGGGGCACCTTCGAGGTGGCGGCCTACCTATCGAAGCTCGCCC
This Thermodesulfobacteriota bacterium DNA region includes the following protein-coding sequences:
- a CDS encoding LysR family transcriptional regulator, producing MSLRALRTLIVIARTGSFSAAAGELGLTQAAVSHQVKALEEELGAELFDRTGRGTKLNPSGRLILERAEEILALYDGLRGELDPGGGVRGVLELGVIPTALTGPVPVVLARLKAEHEDFQVRIRSGISDHLAPRVESGELDAALISEPPYALPPQCAWRPYDEEPFYVVGPRSAGAGDDRALFEQLPYVRFDKTAWTGALIEGHLMARGIHPRDVMELDSLEAVLSLVEQGLGVAVAPFRASRVERARQRFTLIPLGDPQLRRRVGLYERTRHPRRPLTELLLAALRSECSFKISYGKD
- a CDS encoding fumarate hydratase, producing MREVHVREISQALRRMAVEANTELGQDVLDAFARCQAAEESPTGRDILDQLRENARIAREEKLPLCQDTGFAVVFVELGQDVHLTGGDLYEAVNDGVRRGYQEGYLRKSIVADPLRRKNTGDNTPAVVHVKLVPGEHVKLTFAPKGGGSENMSGIAMLRPADGVEGVKRFVLDRVSQAGPNPCPPTVVGVGIGGTFEVAAYLSKLALLRPLGQRHPDPYYAALEDELLTAVNRLGIGPAGLGGTTTSLDVHVEVHPCHIASLPVAVNIQCHSARHKEVEL